One stretch of Zingiber officinale cultivar Zhangliang chromosome 6B, Zo_v1.1, whole genome shotgun sequence DNA includes these proteins:
- the LOC121988607 gene encoding uncharacterized protein LOC121988607 isoform X2, with amino-acid sequence MLLRCILLCLQQKLSCIEVTGAYSAQNKEINISLPAIGLLWSATDFIGKGLGETSDITSIAEQNNYYGICEDVQDIHTTEANEPVPMKKLIDYKSLLFSVFTILGILQQMSGLRCSPVILVVQPAMLSRRYCLDSEICILKHT; translated from the exons CTGCATAGAAGTCACTGGCGCATACAGTGCTCAGAATAAGGAGATAAATATAAGTTTGCCAGCAATTGGTCTATTGTGGAGTGCAACAGACTTCATTGGCAAAGGATTGG GGGAGACTTCTGATATTACTTCAATTGCGGAGCAGAATAATTATTATGGAATTTGTGAGGATGTTCAAGACATTCATACTACTGAAGCTAATGAACCAGTTCCTATGAAAAAGTTGATTGATTATAAAAGCTTGCTCTTTTCAGTTTTCACCATTCTTGGAATCTTGCAGCAGATGAGTGGCCTGAG ATGTTCCCCAGTTATACTAGTAGTTCAGCCAGCAATGTTAAGCAGGAGATACTGCTTGGACTCG GAGATCTGTATACTCAAGCACACATGA
- the LOC121988607 gene encoding uncharacterized protein LOC121988607 isoform X1, which translates to MLLRCILLCLQQKLSCIEVTGAYSAQNKEINISLPAIGLLWSATDFIGKGLGETSDITSIAEQNNYYGICEDVQDIHTTEANEPVPMKKLIDYKSLLFSVFTILGILQQMSGLRCSPVILVVQPAMLSRRYCLDSVINGKYDCINCLFSISHFPLILRHCL; encoded by the exons CTGCATAGAAGTCACTGGCGCATACAGTGCTCAGAATAAGGAGATAAATATAAGTTTGCCAGCAATTGGTCTATTGTGGAGTGCAACAGACTTCATTGGCAAAGGATTGG GGGAGACTTCTGATATTACTTCAATTGCGGAGCAGAATAATTATTATGGAATTTGTGAGGATGTTCAAGACATTCATACTACTGAAGCTAATGAACCAGTTCCTATGAAAAAGTTGATTGATTATAAAAGCTTGCTCTTTTCAGTTTTCACCATTCTTGGAATCTTGCAGCAGATGAGTGGCCTGAG ATGTTCCCCAGTTATACTAGTAGTTCAGCCAGCAATGTTAAGCAGGAGATACTGCTTGGACTCGGTAATTAATGGAAAATATGATTGTATAAATTGTTTATTTTCGATTTCCCATTTTCCATTGATTTTAAGGCATTGTCTTTAA